One part of the Anguilla anguilla isolate fAngAng1 chromosome 11, fAngAng1.pri, whole genome shotgun sequence genome encodes these proteins:
- the mkrn4 gene encoding makorin, ring finger protein, 4 isoform X2 has protein sequence MEKGANGISLDVTSGSGIRCRQYIRGSCRFGPSCHFSHEIPVLPSAEICRYFQKGACWFGDRCRYLHIPQPDGRGPGSRLGLAPAPHAPGMGDRVLQDRRGSEPSLSQTHGAYSRGRRGSEPLVSGMVSLQHSFERLNVGIAEEEEQVPVEAAIRQCQQQGSSWAQLQHRGQNSSWRAFPQHCPRAAPGPLSAAARLGARTGPPMAAEVQGRESAAGKQSLQKASDQQGAAQSGAAAPSGRDWPDEAYKQSRDVMCGICMDKVYEKPSGQERRFGILPNCSHAFCLGCIVTWRKTKDFQDEVIKACPQCRVKSSYYIPSKYWVSDGEQKQTLITAFREKSSKIRCSFFMRHGCCPFKSECIYRHELPNGYRPRRRRSSPAASSSSLEDLDNDSLQLLHYIIALALLDEDDVLEEDDYFRLYLDDEDGDPL, from the exons ATGGAGAAGGGGGCAAATGGCATATCTCTGGATGTAACCTCTGGTAGTGGTATTCGTTGCAG GCAGTACATCCGCGGTTCTTGCAGATTTGGCCCGAGCTGTCACTTCTCTCATGAGATACCGGTGTTGCCCTCAGCGGAAATCTGCAGATATTTCCAGAAGGGTGCCTGCTGGTTTGGTGACCGTTGCAG GTATCTGCATATCCCTCAGCCAGATGGCAGGGGTCCTGGCAGCAGATTGGGCTTGGCCCCTGCTCCCCACGCCCCCGGCATGGGTGACCGGGTCCTCCAGGACCGGCGGGGCTCGgaaccctccctctcccagacCCACGGGGCCTACAGCAGGGGCCGGAGGGGCTCGGAGCCGCTGGTGAGCGGCATGGTCAGCCTGCAGCACAGCTTCGAACGTCTGAATGTGGGCAtcgctgaggaagaggagcaggtcCCTGTCGAAGCTGCGATCAGACAGTGTCAGCAGCAAGGCA GTTCGTGGGCTCAGCTGCAGCACCGTGGTCAGAATTCCTCTTGGAGGGCGTTCCCCCAGCACTGCCCCAGAGCTGCACCCGGCCCCCTGTCCGCAGCAGCCCGTCTGGGGGCTCGCACCGGCCCGCCGATGGCAGCTGAGGTCCAGGGTCGCGAATCCGCCGCTGGAAAGCAGTCTCTCCAG AAGGCCtccgaccagcagggggcagcgcaGAGCGGCGCGGCGGCCCCCTCCGGCAGGGACTGGCCCGACGAGGCCTACAAGCAGAGCAGAGACGTCATGTGTGGGATCTGCATGGACAAGGTCTACGAGAAGCCCAGCGGCCAGGAGAGGCGCTTCGGGATCCTGCCCAACTGCAGCCATGCGTTCTGCCTGGGCTGCATCGTCACCTGGCGCAAGACTAAGGACTTCCAGGACGAGGTCATCAA GGCTTGCCCGCAGTGTCGGGTGAAGTCCTCTTACTACATCCCCAGCAAGTACTGGGTCAGCGACGGGGAGCAGAAGCAAACGCTCATCACTGCCTTCAGAGAGAAATCCAG TAAAATCAGGTGCAGTTTCTTCATGCGGCACGGGTGCTGCCCCTTTAAGTCAGAGTGCATCTACCGCCACGAGCTGCCCAACGGATACAGGCCTCGACGCCGGCGGTCGTCTCCCGCG gCCAGCTCGTCCAGTTTAGAGGACCTGGACAACGACAGCCTGCAGCTCCTGCATTACATCATCGCCCTGGCCCTGCTGGACGAGGACGACGTCCTGGAAGAGGACGACTACTTTCGGCTGTACCTGGATGACGAGGACGGGGACCCCCTCTGA
- the mkrn4 gene encoding makorin, ring finger protein, 4 isoform X1, which produces MDRHGVTYRNANKRVFHVGRAPCRQYIRGSCRFGPSCHFSHEIPVLPSAEICRYFQKGACWFGDRCRYLHIPQPDGRGPGSRLGLAPAPHAPGMGDRVLQDRRGSEPSLSQTHGAYSRGRRGSEPLVSGMVSLQHSFERLNVGIAEEEEQVPVEAAIRQCQQQGSSWAQLQHRGQNSSWRAFPQHCPRAAPGPLSAAARLGARTGPPMAAEVQGRESAAGKQSLQKASDQQGAAQSGAAAPSGRDWPDEAYKQSRDVMCGICMDKVYEKPSGQERRFGILPNCSHAFCLGCIVTWRKTKDFQDEVIKACPQCRVKSSYYIPSKYWVSDGEQKQTLITAFREKSSKIRCSFFMRHGCCPFKSECIYRHELPNGYRPRRRRSSPAASSSSLEDLDNDSLQLLHYIIALALLDEDDVLEEDDYFRLYLDDEDGDPL; this is translated from the exons ATGGATCGACATGGCGTTACGTACAGAAATGCTAACAAACGCGTTTTTCATGTAGGCAGGGCTCCGTGCAG GCAGTACATCCGCGGTTCTTGCAGATTTGGCCCGAGCTGTCACTTCTCTCATGAGATACCGGTGTTGCCCTCAGCGGAAATCTGCAGATATTTCCAGAAGGGTGCCTGCTGGTTTGGTGACCGTTGCAG GTATCTGCATATCCCTCAGCCAGATGGCAGGGGTCCTGGCAGCAGATTGGGCTTGGCCCCTGCTCCCCACGCCCCCGGCATGGGTGACCGGGTCCTCCAGGACCGGCGGGGCTCGgaaccctccctctcccagacCCACGGGGCCTACAGCAGGGGCCGGAGGGGCTCGGAGCCGCTGGTGAGCGGCATGGTCAGCCTGCAGCACAGCTTCGAACGTCTGAATGTGGGCAtcgctgaggaagaggagcaggtcCCTGTCGAAGCTGCGATCAGACAGTGTCAGCAGCAAGGCA GTTCGTGGGCTCAGCTGCAGCACCGTGGTCAGAATTCCTCTTGGAGGGCGTTCCCCCAGCACTGCCCCAGAGCTGCACCCGGCCCCCTGTCCGCAGCAGCCCGTCTGGGGGCTCGCACCGGCCCGCCGATGGCAGCTGAGGTCCAGGGTCGCGAATCCGCCGCTGGAAAGCAGTCTCTCCAG AAGGCCtccgaccagcagggggcagcgcaGAGCGGCGCGGCGGCCCCCTCCGGCAGGGACTGGCCCGACGAGGCCTACAAGCAGAGCAGAGACGTCATGTGTGGGATCTGCATGGACAAGGTCTACGAGAAGCCCAGCGGCCAGGAGAGGCGCTTCGGGATCCTGCCCAACTGCAGCCATGCGTTCTGCCTGGGCTGCATCGTCACCTGGCGCAAGACTAAGGACTTCCAGGACGAGGTCATCAA GGCTTGCCCGCAGTGTCGGGTGAAGTCCTCTTACTACATCCCCAGCAAGTACTGGGTCAGCGACGGGGAGCAGAAGCAAACGCTCATCACTGCCTTCAGAGAGAAATCCAG TAAAATCAGGTGCAGTTTCTTCATGCGGCACGGGTGCTGCCCCTTTAAGTCAGAGTGCATCTACCGCCACGAGCTGCCCAACGGATACAGGCCTCGACGCCGGCGGTCGTCTCCCGCG gCCAGCTCGTCCAGTTTAGAGGACCTGGACAACGACAGCCTGCAGCTCCTGCATTACATCATCGCCCTGGCCCTGCTGGACGAGGACGACGTCCTGGAAGAGGACGACTACTTTCGGCTGTACCTGGATGACGAGGACGGGGACCCCCTCTGA